Genomic segment of Thermodesulfobacteriota bacterium:
GGCGCTTTCGCTCGACCCGACCAACTCGAACGTCCGCACGGACATGGCCCTTCTGTACCGGCGGACGGGGAACGTCGACCGGGCGATCGAGGAGATGAAGAAGGCCATCTCCTACAACCCGCGCCACCCCCAGTCCCGCTACAACCTCGGGGTCATCCTGATCCAGGACAAGCGCGACCTGGAAGGGGGGGCCCGGGCGTGGGAAGGGCTGCTGGAAAACGTCCCCGAGTACCCGTACAAGGAGCAGCTCCGGTCGGAGATCGCCAAGCTTCGATCCGCTTCGCAAGGCGCGCCGGAAGGGATCAAATATAAGTAGGCGGGACCGTTTTATATTGACATCCGTTATTCAGTAAAATATATCTAACAGTGTTTTGTTTTATCTGTTCGACGGTCCCCGATCACGGAGGAACATGATGGTGCGACGCGACAAATCGAACTATATCATCCAGTCGGTGTCCCATGCCCTCGACGTCCTCGAGGAGTTCCGGGGGGAGACGGA
This window contains:
- a CDS encoding tetratricopeptide repeat protein → MKNSLAARWILPIALAAALLPSAGCRKTEPPPAQETAPLRLDASAQIESYKEILRKDPNNLQALIGIGNLYYDTNQDAKAIEHYQKALSLDPTNSNVRTDMALLYRRTGNVDRAIEEMKKAISYNPRHPQSRYNLGVILIQDKRDLEGGARAWEGLLENVPEYPYKEQLRSEIAKLRSASQGAPEGIKYK